A window of the Lysinibacillus irui genome harbors these coding sequences:
- a CDS encoding LacI family DNA-binding transcriptional regulator, which produces MKKTTIADVAQYANVSNSTVSQFLNKRYEYMSVETRKKIEEAIETLQYRPNLMARSLKQKSTFTIGIIVANIIHDFSTKIINALEAEFDKEGFHMIVCNSADNPKKEKKHIETLLEKQVDGLIVFPTGENKNLYIRLHQQAMPIVFIDRFIEGVDIPAVLLDNFSAMDMAVETFQKQPLAIITTSLALPITPRVERLEGFRQALRNRNLLIDERYIKNGEPAEMTEIFNQLFTLEQPPKGIIAANDRIFQELMLYIKKRNLHVPNNVQVIAVDDVPYANFLTPSITTLKQPILPMAQKAASLLLAKIKKEPLADEQKLYRFKPILIQRDSTN; this is translated from the coding sequence GTGAAAAAAACAACAATTGCCGATGTTGCGCAATATGCAAATGTTTCAAATAGTACCGTCTCTCAATTTTTAAATAAGCGATATGAATATATGAGTGTAGAGACCCGTAAGAAAATTGAAGAAGCTATTGAAACTTTGCAATATCGTCCAAATTTAATGGCTCGTAGCTTAAAACAGAAATCCACCTTTACGATAGGTATTATAGTAGCGAATATAATCCATGACTTTTCAACAAAAATTATTAATGCATTGGAAGCAGAGTTCGATAAAGAAGGCTTCCATATGATTGTATGTAACTCGGCGGATAACCCTAAAAAAGAGAAAAAGCATATCGAAACCTTACTAGAAAAACAGGTGGATGGCTTAATCGTTTTTCCAACGGGAGAAAATAAAAATCTCTATATAAGACTTCATCAACAAGCAATGCCAATCGTTTTTATTGACCGATTTATTGAGGGAGTAGATATTCCTGCTGTGTTGCTTGATAATTTTTCTGCAATGGATATGGCGGTAGAGACGTTCCAAAAACAACCATTAGCCATTATCACTACTTCTTTAGCCTTACCGATTACTCCTCGTGTAGAACGTTTAGAAGGATTTCGACAAGCGCTCAGAAATAGGAATCTGTTGATTGATGAGCGCTATATAAAAAATGGTGAGCCAGCTGAGATGACAGAGATATTCAATCAATTATTTACATTGGAACAACCACCAAAGGGAATTATTGCGGCAAATGATCGTATTTTTCAGGAATTAATGCTTTATATTAAAAAAAGAAACTTACATGTGCCAAATAATGTACAAGTAATCGCTGTTGATGATGTACCATATGCAAATTTTTTAACACCTTCCATTACAACCTTGAAGCAGCCCATTTTACCAATGGCTCAGAAGGCGGCTTCGTTGCTCCTAGCAAAAATCAAAAAAGAACCACTAGCTGATGAACAAAAATTATATCGCTTTAAACCGATTTTAATTCAGCGAGATTCAACAAACTAA
- the allD gene encoding ureidoglycolate dehydrogenase translates to MNISVSALKELVAQKFTAHGVDAETAAQVADVLIYADLRGVSSHGVMRVEHYITRLKAGGITKNPNFSVEKRGTNHLLFKGDNGFGHVICKEAMDETIKIAKEHGSCTTIIQESSHCGALGYFLEQATSENLIAIMCSQTDSAVVPFGGKEPYFGTNPIAYGFPTDDKPIILDMATSNVALGKILYAREKGETIPNTWGVDVQGAPTTDPHQVKSLTPFAGAKGYGMALVVDVLSGILASAAFGPHISKMYGDYEQKRNLGQYLYVLDPNIFGDIDQFKANISQMINELHDAPTAPNFDQVLVPGEIEQKRSAETMEKGIDLPEQVYNYLNS, encoded by the coding sequence ATGAATATTTCTGTATCAGCATTAAAAGAATTAGTTGCTCAAAAATTCACAGCTCATGGTGTTGACGCTGAAACTGCGGCGCAAGTAGCAGATGTTTTGATTTATGCAGATTTACGTGGTGTCAGTTCTCATGGCGTTATGCGTGTGGAACATTATATAACACGTTTAAAGGCAGGGGGCATAACGAAAAACCCAAATTTTTCAGTTGAAAAGCGTGGCACAAATCACCTTCTATTTAAGGGGGATAATGGTTTTGGACATGTTATTTGTAAGGAAGCAATGGATGAAACGATTAAAATAGCAAAGGAACATGGCTCATGTACAACGATTATTCAAGAAAGCAGCCATTGTGGGGCACTCGGCTATTTCCTTGAACAGGCTACGAGCGAAAATTTAATTGCTATCATGTGCTCTCAAACCGACTCAGCAGTTGTCCCTTTTGGAGGAAAAGAGCCTTATTTTGGCACGAATCCGATAGCTTACGGTTTTCCAACAGACGATAAACCAATCATTTTGGATATGGCAACAAGTAATGTGGCCCTCGGGAAAATTTTATATGCACGTGAAAAAGGAGAGACAATCCCTAATACATGGGGAGTTGACGTACAAGGGGCGCCAACTACAGATCCTCATCAAGTAAAATCTTTAACACCGTTTGCAGGGGCAAAAGGATATGGTATGGCACTTGTAGTAGATGTTCTCTCCGGAATTTTAGCAAGTGCAGCTTTTGGTCCACATATTTCAAAAATGTATGGTGATTACGAACAAAAGCGTAATCTAGGACAATATTTATATGTATTAGATCCAAATATTTTTGGAGATATTGATCAATTCAAAGCAAATATCTCACAAATGATTAATGAATTACATGATGCTCCAACGGCACCAAATTTTGATCAAGTACTGGTACCAGGCGAAATTGAACAGAAACGAAGTGCGGAAACAATGGAAAAGGGCATTGATTTACCTGAACAAGTGTATAACTATTTGAATAGTTAA
- a CDS encoding zinc-binding alcohol dehydrogenase family protein, with amino-acid sequence MRQLIINEPFQMVEREVDKPIIKKSHDVLLKITHIGVCGTDTHAFAGEQPFFSYPRVLGHELAAIVEEVGEAVKDIYVGDRATVIPYIHCGECVACRRGQTNCCKSLKVLGVHMDGGMGEYIVVDDSIVITDNAVSGDQLAIVEPLAIGAHAVRRSELTENDTVLVIGAGPIGLGAARFAKLRGAKTVLMDLNEERLKEGQAWSEADGVIVGSHDIMAQLHEKFNGELPTVVFDATGNQQSMESSFQYVENSGTLVFIGLMKKTITFNDPEFHSKELTLKSSRNATLEDFETVMNYMQSGAIKQGYVTKNIAFDEAISYFEAKQYNTNKAQIYFK; translated from the coding sequence ATGCGACAATTGATCATTAATGAACCATTTCAAATGGTGGAACGTGAGGTAGACAAGCCAATTATTAAAAAAAGTCATGATGTTCTATTAAAAATCACACATATTGGCGTGTGTGGGACAGATACACATGCTTTTGCAGGTGAACAGCCATTCTTTAGTTATCCACGAGTGTTAGGCCATGAACTAGCTGCTATCGTGGAGGAAGTCGGTGAAGCAGTTAAGGACATCTACGTAGGAGATCGTGCAACAGTTATTCCATACATTCATTGTGGAGAGTGTGTTGCATGTCGTCGAGGTCAAACAAACTGCTGTAAATCTTTGAAAGTATTAGGTGTACATATGGATGGTGGTATGGGCGAATATATCGTAGTTGATGACAGTATTGTCATTACAGATAATGCTGTATCAGGTGACCAATTAGCCATTGTGGAACCATTAGCTATTGGTGCCCATGCAGTACGTCGTTCGGAACTAACAGAAAATGATACGGTACTTGTTATCGGTGCAGGGCCAATTGGATTAGGAGCAGCACGTTTTGCTAAGTTACGCGGTGCAAAAACAGTATTAATGGATTTGAACGAAGAACGTTTAAAAGAAGGACAGGCATGGTCGGAAGCGGATGGTGTGATTGTTGGTAGCCATGACATAATGGCGCAGTTACATGAAAAATTTAATGGTGAACTTCCTACAGTTGTCTTTGATGCAACAGGTAATCAACAATCAATGGAATCTTCATTCCAATACGTAGAAAATAGCGGCACATTAGTATTTATTGGTTTAATGAAGAAGACCATTACATTTAATGATCCTGAATTTCATTCAAAGGAATTAACGTTAAAGAGTAGTAGAAATGCTACTTTAGAAGATTTTGAGACAGTGATGAACTATATGCAGTCAGGAGCGATAAAGCAAGGCTATGTTACGAAAAATATTGCATTTGACGAAGCGATTTCTTACTTTGAGGCAAAACAATATAACACGAACAAAGCGCAAATTTATTTTAAATAA
- a CDS encoding mannitol dehydrogenase family protein — protein MKHPIKIMQIGDGNFIRGFFDLAVEKLQVPCSIVSVAATARGKTVKQLEEQQLQFTVMERGLKNGEVVEEETTVKVIQDTIHPYVNWHSFLQYAQSETLEMIVSNTTEAGIYYENIPYPTACPTSYAAKLTVFLEQYFNHFQGEKQLAIVPLELIEQNGSTLKIICLQHAKDWNLPTAFNEWLATLTFCNTLVDRIVTGYPQDYHGEDALYTVCEPYFLFVIDQKEPFKHWPTNNDLPFVFDDLDMYRKRKVAILNGSHILLSAFGKIFQYTTVRDAFSNTGIRAFIEKVTNDFTKRFQVDEHYQQDVFERFLNPFIEHQLYDIQLNELSKWQTRIAPYAETEIYYQALALGIYAMNPRRFSMRESDQIIEILTEIHNHFEQGQTEPMQQFIEEHFQCDATKVIQQLSTIHRLLEEIACDN, from the coding sequence ATGAAGCATCCTATTAAAATTATGCAAATAGGTGATGGGAATTTTATTAGAGGCTTTTTTGACCTAGCGGTTGAAAAACTTCAAGTTCCTTGCAGTATCGTTTCCGTTGCAGCGACAGCAAGAGGAAAAACGGTCAAACAACTAGAAGAACAACAGTTGCAATTCACTGTGATGGAACGAGGGTTAAAAAATGGTGAGGTTGTAGAAGAAGAAACCACCGTTAAGGTTATTCAAGATACTATTCATCCATATGTGAACTGGCATTCATTTTTGCAATATGCGCAGTCAGAAACACTTGAAATGATTGTGTCAAATACAACAGAGGCCGGAATTTATTACGAAAATATCCCTTATCCAACTGCCTGTCCAACAAGCTATGCAGCAAAGTTAACAGTCTTCCTAGAACAATATTTCAATCATTTTCAAGGTGAAAAACAACTGGCCATTGTGCCTCTGGAATTAATAGAACAGAATGGTTCTACCCTAAAAATTATTTGCCTACAGCATGCTAAAGACTGGAACCTGCCTACAGCATTTAATGAATGGCTTGCTACTTTAACTTTTTGTAATACACTAGTAGACCGTATTGTAACAGGTTATCCACAAGATTATCACGGTGAAGATGCCCTTTATACAGTTTGTGAACCCTATTTCCTTTTTGTAATTGATCAGAAAGAGCCGTTTAAACATTGGCCAACAAATAATGATTTACCTTTTGTATTTGATGATTTAGACATGTATCGGAAACGCAAAGTTGCCATTTTAAATGGTAGTCATATTTTGCTTTCAGCATTTGGGAAAATTTTTCAATATACAACTGTAAGAGATGCATTTTCTAACACAGGTATTCGAGCATTTATTGAAAAAGTAACAAATGATTTTACCAAACGATTTCAAGTGGATGAACACTATCAGCAAGATGTTTTTGAACGTTTTTTAAATCCATTTATTGAGCATCAGCTATATGATATTCAATTAAATGAGTTATCAAAGTGGCAAACGAGAATTGCACCATACGCCGAAACAGAAATATACTATCAAGCTTTAGCGTTAGGAATCTATGCAATGAATCCAAGACGCTTTTCCATGCGTGAATCGGATCAGATTATTGAAATACTGACTGAAATCCATAACCATTTTGAACAAGGTCAAACAGAGCCAATGCAACAATTTATTGAAGAACATTTCCAGTGTGATGCAACTAAGGTTATTCAGCAATTATCCACAATTCATAGATTATTGGAGGAAATAGCATGCGACAATTGA